atttcctTATCATTTTCCAATGGCATCCCTCATAtattcacaaaaaaacaaaaagcaaaaacacgtGAAAGAATGCAGAATAGCCTAAACAACTttggagaagaagaacaaagttagaagatTTACATTATCTGACTTTAAGACTTAAAAAACTACAGTAATCCGAACAGTATAGTgatggcataaagatagacatgcAGATTAAGGAGATAGAttagagaattcagaaatagacccacacgtAGATGATCAATTGATTTCTATCAAAGGTGCCAAGGCAGttcaaatggtgctagaacaattggaTAGCCATGTGTACAAAAAAGAGATACTGTTTCAGTTACCTACTTCGATGATCTATTTTCAGAGCAATGCTTATTTACAGAGGGTTGTCACTATAGTTAGTTCACCGACTATATTTAGAATATTCTAaagccttgctactcaaagtatggtctgCAGACTTGCAGCACTGGCATTGCCTGGAGCTttgagaaatgcagactctcaggccccatcccagacccacGGAATCagcatctgtattttaacaagatccccaggcaATCCTACATACAATATAATTTGACAAGGACTGTCCTAAAGGTGCCCCCCCCACCATGGCCTGGAATAGCTCTGGGTAACTGGCAATTCTTAAACATTAACTTCCAGcaactgttattttaaattgGAGATCTCTGTTCTTTTCGAGGTTTGGGCATTtatgtaaaaaggaaaaacattattATTAGTAATAGGGGCCCTTACTGAGCACTATCAAGTACAACGTTAAACATTTTATGTGcattatcatttaattctcataaactctagaatgtaaattctgttattatcttcattttaaaaagactaagtaatttgcctaaggtctcACAACTAGAAAGTGAAGGAACTGACATCAAGACCTGGTGAGCCtgcctccagagcccatgctcttaaccactcctGAGTCAGGAAGCCCGCTAATGCATTCTCTTGTACAGCCCCCTGATAACTCGGGTGAGATACATGTTATTCTTCCTCTGTCTATGAGGAAGCTGGAACTTGGAGAGGCTTGTCAGGGACAGAACTGAGACTTAAACACTTCTCCATGTTTCTGCCATACTGTGCACATTTCGAAGTTGAAACCACACCAGCAGTTATGGTGGTTTTGTTAATTCTGAGCCCGTGTATAATTGTACTGTTCCAAACTAAGAAACTGTTCCATGCAGAGATACCAGTTATTACTACCTTTGTGAGTGAGAATTTCCAGCTGAGCACGGAAGTGACTTGAGATATTAGAGTAACTTGACAAGCCCAAGTATGGATGCAGGCCAGCAAGTAGCTGCAGGGCTGTGGGGTCTTCTGGGCCACAGTGATGCTGGGTATCAGGGGAAGTGTCAAATTTAGAGATGCCTCCCTCTTAACCTTTGAGTCACCCACTAAGAATGGAACCTGCCTCTTGAATTCTAGTCTGATTGGCTGCTCTCCTGGAATCCTTGCCTGGTTTttgcccttcccttcctcctggggctgggctgtTCTTTCCCATCCTGTTCTTCCCATTCCTATCCAGAAGAACTTTCCTGAATCTGACCATACACGGCAGATGTCTGAGAAAGAACATCTTGGACATTGGAGGGCAAACTTTTTTCAAACCCCTGTCACAAGTGGACAGCAAGCCTGCTGTGTGCTGCCAGGCGTGAGGTTTTCTTGGCTGGGAGACTGGGCGGGGCCTGACACAGCTGAGCCACACAGCTGAGGCACtgtacaaataaggaaactggggCTTGGAGAGATTGTTGGTGGTGCTTAGTGGAGTAGAGTAGGAGAGGAACTGACCAGAAATACCTTTTCTAAGTAACTTGAGCTAAAGTAAAATATAGTTATATCTAAAGAAATTCTCAAAGCAGAAGTTCCATGGTTTCAGACCTGTTCAGTGTACAACTATTTGCTTTTACCTTTGGTGTCGCTGTGGGGATGGTTAATTAGAACCCACAGGAAATTAATTACAAGGCAGCATAATGGAGATACATGCCAATACTGCCTTTTCTTTAGATGCATAgtgtatagaaaaataaatgaaacgtaaaacaaaaatgatctgCCTAAGGGAAGTTTCCATCACATTTTTAGTAAACTGTTTCTGTCCCGTCCATTTAGTGcattagaaataaaactacagccatctaaatattttctttcattttccgtATGTGTCTGTGTTCTAAGctttgagtgaaaaataaataaataaaaaggaatattgtGGATAACAAAAGTGAGAATTGGAATAGAGAATACATTAAGGCTCGCTGTTATATTGTGTGTTAAGTAAAAAGAACAGAGATTCCGAGTTTCGATCCTATCTCAACCACTTTATCTCTATGGCCTTATATCAGCATTATAACACAGAGTTCCCAGACTTTCACAGATATCACATTCTGAGAtacaaagcaaaagagaaatccaaaaatatttgaattttcatcTATGCCAGTCTCCCTTCATATAAGCATACCCTTTGTGGCCAGAAGCACAGATATGTAATATAAATACGTGTTAGAAGAGTCAGCACATACTTatggggggtgggaaggagggtggggagtaCTTAAGTCTCTACTCACAGTCTATGTATAGCTCTTAGTACAAGGATAGGTATATGTGGAAGGGTATGGTGCAAATAGGGCCAGACAGGATTTGAGCCTCCTTGTTTTCTGTGATTCTTCTATCTCTGCCCTCTCAAGTGCTGTCCTTGAGTACAAAATGTTGACatttgggagagagaaaaacccCTTTGTTTGCTGCTCTTTGGCTCCTTAGAATGAAGTCTGAAGGAGAGGGAGGTCAAAGCAATCTGAAACATACATGTTTCCATTTGGGATGATGTATTAACTAACACATAAAAGAGAGCTGGCCCCAGGAATGCCTTTCATTGCAGTTCCTAGGGCAACCTATTTAATAACCAGCTAAGTTTTCTCTGCATTGACAGCACCAATGACGTtgtaggtttgttttgttttttaagggaaaagaatgttttttaagggggaaaaacagatttttaaaaaaactatagtCCTCTGAGGATTGTAGACCCAGCTATTCCTCTAGCtacattttaaaactatgtagATATGgttatgaaaaacaaattttaagtgttttaaacatccatatataattttctctttgtaaatatAGTCTTTTTATTGAATAGCAAGCCACTAGAAGGAacaatatttgatatatttttcagaaaaaatatataaagggtGTGCTGATAATTATTGCTATTCTACaactattttaaaagtctattttctgttctctttatagGCAGTGGTTGATGCTTGCAAAATaatggggaaaaagaaattttatcatCAAATTATGGAAGATGAACATCTTTTCCAGAAGTTCAAAGTAACTGATGAAATAGATGTTGTTACTCTGAAAGATTACATGCAAGTAAGGAACTTAGATTTAGAtgctgaaaataaacaaacaacaacaacaaaagccttCTGACCTTATCCTCCAAGAAGAAagaatcatatatttttttattatgtaaaatacagtatacaatttaccattttaaagtgtacaattcagtggcattaagtacattcacagtgctatgcaaacatcaccaccatctagTTCCAGAACCTTTTTGTCACCTTTAAAAGGAAACCTCACATCCATTAAGCAGTCATTCCCCCTTCCTTCATCACTTCACCCACTttcaaccactaatctgctttctgtctctctaaatttgcctattctagatatttcatattaatggaatcatataatatgtggctttttgtgtctggaaAGTGATAGCTAAGGAatgtgaggtttctttttggggtgatagaaatgttttggTATTAGATAGTGGTAATATATAGTATGAATTTACTaagaaccactgaattgtacactttaaaatggttaaaatggtgaattttatattatgtgaattttatctcaacaaaaaatcaaaactaaatgcATGGTGCTAGGAGAATGCATGACGGGAATTTGATTTAATAAGGAAGGGTTCTGTTTTTGGTTGGATACTTTCTGCTATAAGTAACAGAATATTCCCAACCACAAGAGGCTTAAACAATAAATGACATTTATTGTCCCATGTAAGAAGTCCCCGGATAGATGGGTCCTGGGTTAGCTAATGCAGCAGCTCAAGGACATCAGAAGAAGGACATCTCTACATACAGTTCTCTTGGCTTCCTTTACATGGTAACAAGATGACTATCACATTCTCAACTACTTTCAAAGGCAGGAATAAGGGGACTCCTagcatctttctctctttatttcaagaagaaaaatctttcccagaagccccaaCAGACTTCCCCTTAGATCCCATTGGTCAGACCTGAATCACATGCACCCCTAAACCAATCACTGGTAAAGGGAAATGAGATCATTTCCCATGATTGACTTAGAACAATTATGGTTCATGTGCTGGGGCCCTCCTTCCTGGAGCATATTGCTGTTTCATACCTAACAAAAAAAATCTGGGCTCCATGAGCAAGGGAGAAGTGGGAAATGGTTGATGGGCAGGCAATCAACAATGTGTCACAGCCTCAGTCTGGGGCTGAGCAGGTGGTGCACCCCAGGCAAAGGCTCTGTggcaggaggagctgcagagcctgAAAGCAGATCTGTGGGGCTAGAGAAGAGAGAGCACAGAGGGTGTGGTATGCAGTCAGGCTGCAAGGCTGGTAAGAGGTCATCATTCAGGGCTTTCAACCATAgtaaagtatctttttttttttcttgattctgtgTGCAACGAAAAGCTGGTGCAGTGTTTCAAGAAAAGAGGTGATCCAATCTAAAAAAGATACATCTGGCTGCAATGTAGAGAATGAATTAGAGGACAGTAAGAGCCTTCTCCCAGTTTGGAGGTTCCTGCAGTATTTTAGGAGAGATGCTGGTATCTTGATTTAGGGCTGTGAGGCTGGAGATGCAAGAGATAATTAGAGAATAAAAGCAGTGGGCCTTGATGACAGGGAGGTAGGCTAAAGGAAGGTGTCCAACATGGCTTCTTGGTTTCTGGTTTGCATACCTGGTGAGACAGCAGTGCTAAATCAAGGAACTTAAAATAgatacctgaataataataatagcaaatgctGATGTAATACCAActccttttattttcataacagccttaagaggtaggtactatttttacccccattttacaagtTCTAAAGAAACAAGGGATCCCAAAATTCTAGCTCATAATAATAATGTATGGCCTTAACTGCTCCTTCAGTTGCTTGAATGTGAAACATGAAATTAATGCAGTGCCTTAGAGACTCCcaattgtgttttctttcttttaaccttAACTTAGAAGATTAGGAAATTGATCTAGGAAATAAGTAGAGCTTGGGGATGCCAGCTATCTTTGCTGAGGACATGGGTCGCATACTTGCAGATTGTGACTATGCCAAGGATTGGTGTTATAGAAAGAAGTCCCCAGATAGACattttagaagagagagagagatgaagattgctgacatttattgagccctttgTGGACACAGCACTGTTTTTAGCTCTTTTGTATGCATATTATCTTCTTTTAATCTTCAAGTTTGTAAATTATgtgactgttttaaaaaatgagaaaaatggagtttaatgagattttttaaaatttgcccaaggtcacatagctataAGTGCAGAGCAGATCATTGAAAGTTCTGAGATGTTTATCCATTTTACTACTCCACtcttgggaaataaaatatacaggcAGTCCTTACTTTGCACAGTAGTGCAGGGTCATAAAAATGACCATGCAAACTGAAATCATGCAAAGCAACCTTAATAATCAATGGAGAAAATTGTGATTGTTCCATGACCTTTAAAAAATCTTGTCaagggcccggcccagtggcacagtggttaagttcgcacgttccgcttcggcggcccagggttcgctggttcggatcccaggtgtggacacagcaccgcttgacaagccatgctgtggtaggcgtcccacatagaaagtagaggaagatgggtacagatgttagctcagggccagtcttcctcggcaaaaagaggagggttggcagcagatgttagctcagggctaatcttccaaaaaaatctTATCAAAACGTTAAAAACTCTCTTATTGCCCGttataaatatataggaaaatggaaaaaagcaaaacatttatttagtacactataatttaaaatattagaaacattgagaattgaagtattttatttttttgtaaaaaatttatcaactgtgaatatactaaaaaccattggaTTGTACACTTTATATGGGTGAACTGTATGGAATGtgaatctcaataaagctgttaaaaaagcCAGTTCATCAAGAATAGTTTAAATAGTACTTGCCTTCTTCTCATATAACTTATAATATGGAGTGAGCATCTTCTCTATGCCTTGGCAAATTGTCATACTCCTTTCTAACTTTGGATCATCCACCAACATTTgatcttttgcattttaaatgttgTGAAATATCTCAGAGTTCCTTTAATgtgaagtgggtttttttttttgccagcgTCACTTCCCCTGGGACAGCTTCATCCTTTTCGTCACAGCCGCTTTCCTCATTTCTGTTGATAAGTTCGCCTTCACCAAGTTCCTCTAACTGCCTATCTGCAATCTCTTGAATGATGGCAGTGTCAACATCCCCACGGTCACCTTATTTCTTCTAAAACTCCATTTAGATTCTATTTGAATTTCACTTCCAGAATtactactttttgtttctttgttggcCTATTCCCTCTCTTgattatccatttttgtaaaatgccaCATGGGTTTATCACTGGGAGACAAAGAGGCAACATAACTACGTACTCTGCTGTCCGTATGTGAATAGAGATCCACAGTGACCAATCACCAACACACTTTGAAAGAAGTGACAAGATTTGTCACTAATCACCATGCACATCTGTTATTTATGTAGTGGTCCATGGACTGAAGAGCTGGCAGCAGAGTTTGTACCTATGCAATTATTGAGGTATACTGTGGTAGCTGAAATTTGAAATGTGTTGTTGGAGGACTGGCTTATTTGATTAAATGGTGTTAATGGAAATTTCTGCATGCCTAAATGATACAAAGGGAGGACTGCCTGTATGTGTGGGTGAAGGTGTggaggtgggtgtgggtgtgagtgtggtATACCCTAAATGCCTAGCTGCTATTCCATTTCCTAGTATCGTAGCTCCTCCTGCCATATTCCTATCATAAATGAACATTTATAAGGTTGAATtgattatatatttcatttttaaattcctaatttgattttttgggggaagattttattttccctttttctctcaaagccccctggtacatagttgtgtatttttagttgtgggtccttctagttgtggcatgtgggatgccacctcagcatggcttgatgagcagtgccatgtccacacccaggatttgaactggtgaaactctgggccgccgagaagcgggggggggatttggggagataaagcagaaaaaaaaaaagaaaagtgggatTTCTACAAATACTCCAAATGAAAATAGTGGAATTCACCATTTAGTACCGGAGATGAactcattatttctaaaaaggTTTGTGCAAATGTCCTCTCAGCCCAAGCATGTCATGAGCAAGCACTAGCAGGTATGCAGATCACATAACTATTTTCGATTTTTAGGCTTATCCTGAGTTTAATTTATCTGAGTTATATCTGCCATTAAAATGTTTgtgcattaaataaatatttagtgattgTGGTACTATGTGCATGATACTGTGTGACAAGGATCTTGCCTTCCAGATAGCTTAAACACTGAGTAGTCAGTAATAAGAGTCATAGAAGAGAGATGCTGATAAAGTTCAGAGATGGGATCAAGGAGTGCTTTTTGAATGAAGTGACATTTAAGTAGAACCTTGGGAAATGTGTCTCAAAACATTCTAGAGCACCCACAATCAGTCATTCTTAATTATGTTTTCCATATAGTATTCCAGTCTTCTGGATGAGACCCCTGCATCTTTTGGTGGCAGAAATAACTACTGGCGGAGattaaacctcaaaaacattccCAAGACAATGATAATATATGACATAGTTGATTATGCAGAGTCTGGAATAATCTCAAACCGTCTACGAAAAGAAATGAAGCATCTGTTAGAGAGACCACAAACAGAAGAGATGCGTCAGCACCAGCTACAGATTGTTTCTGAAATTAGGTAAAAGTGATCTTTCACCAGGGTTACAATACTAGAGgcatttctgaaaatattcaCATTCTGCCAAATAGCTCACTAAAGATAATAATAGGGCATATGGGGAAAATAGGGTTGGGGCAGATTACTCAAAACTTAGGCAACTTTGTAAACAGAGCACTAACAGAAAGGACAGTTGGTACCTGGGGAGATAACTTGTATCGCCAGACAGGCAGCTCAGGATGGCTGGAGGCCACCACaacaaatgtaaaaaatgtgCAACAATAGAGTGGAAATGCTAGCAACTCTTTAATTAGAGCAGGTAGTGGGCACTGAGACAGTGCAGATGGAAGTGGAGCCCTGGGCCAGTGTGTTTGCCTTTTAAGTGGACATGAGAGGCAATACGACCTGCCAAGAACCAAGAACCACCTAAGGCGAGGAGTAAGGTGGAGGACAGTATGGGTGGATTGTTGGACGGGGTGCCTCTCTGGAGAGAGAGCCCTGGGTGCAGGtgctaatttttgttttcataagtACAAGCAAAAGGGTTCCTGTTGCCCATGCCGCACAGAGCTGAGGACTTTTTCTTGCTGAAGGTTATAATTCTACTCTTGCTATTCTGGCTTCCCTTGCCGAGGATAAATTGCGTGTAAATTACAGTGACATTATTCCCTTCTTTACCAATAGCATGTGAGCCAATTCACATTATAGAAACACATGTTGTAGCAAAATAGACTGTATTATGATCTGAAACAACATGGACAGAATGTGACTGcttcaattattttccttttttctttctattatcaAGTCTCACCTAGCCTATCTTATTTACAAATTAAgcttttttttctcaagaaaaaaagataataagactGAAGAGGACCTATCGGTAGTCACTTTTCACATGgtcatattttgaaatgaaaaatactccTTTAGTAcatgaggaagacactgatgatCCACCGTCAAGCAAACATACTGGGTATTTTTTGAGAGTAAAGATGAGTGGTGCTGACCCACTGACataatttagtccatttattttATGATCGAGGCTATACATTTGCCAGACAGATGGCCTGGTGTAGGGTGCAATCTGTCACCATGAAATAGATTTTCTCTAACTCATCCGTATAAGCACTGAATATAGAACTTAAACTGTTACCACCAAGGTCAAACGAATGATGTAATTTTCTCTGCCATCATGTATAACCCTAGGCTCCCTGCTATTTGGACTCATGCTACTATTTATCCAAGAATGAGTCACTTAAAAGCCAAATAAGTAGCCAAATTCTAAATCTATTGAAGAGGGAAAAGTACTTTTTTAAAGGCTTCTTTGAATTCAGCTTAGTTTGGGATCTCCCAGAAGCAAACCCTGAGGCAAGGATTTGAGTACGAGTAGTTTGTTTGGGAGGTGATTCCTGGAACCACTGATGAAAGGGGATGGAGAAGTGAAACAGGGAAAGGTAGGCAGCCATAACAGTGTGTGTTAATGGACAGGTTACTACTGTGGGTAACTGGAGCTTATTTCCTCCTGGAAATGTCTGAGCCAGTGTAGAACATGCAGCTCAAGTTATCCCGCAGGGGCAAGGGAGTTGGGATATTTATACATCAACACCCATCAGTCATTGGTTAAGTGTTGCTTAGGAGGGGAGATATTAATTCTTGAGACCTTCCCCACACATGGGCTCTTGTTTTCACAAGAACACTCTCAGGCTGAGTGAGGGCAATGCTGGCAGTTGTGATCCCAACATGGATAAAAACAGCTTGTTTTTTTCAGCCATTATGAAATTTAATACTTCTTTGGGTTAGTatatggtattaaaaaaaaagatttggggctggcccagtggcatagtagttaagttctcatgctccacttcagtggcctggggttcacaagtttggatcctgggtggagatctagcactgcttgtcaagccgtgctgtggcagcatcccacacaaaatagaggaagatagcacagatgttagctcagcgacaatcttccttaagcagaaagaggaggattagcaatggatgttagctcagggccagtcttcctcacacacacaaaaaaagattcagggggccggccccatggccaagtggttaagtttgtgcactccactttggcagctcagggttcaccagttcagatcctgggcacagacctacacactgctcatcaagccatgctgtggcagcatggcACATAGAAGAACGAGAAGGACTTAtaattaggatatacaaccatgtactggggctttggggagacaaaaaaagaggaagattggcaacagatgttagctcagggccaatcttcctcaccaaaaagcacaccttaaaaaagaaaagattctggggccggcctagtggcccagcggttaagttcgcacgttctgcttcaacggcccgggttttgccggttcggatcctggtgcagacatggcaccgcttggcaagccatgctgtggtaggcgtcccacatagaaagtagaggaagatgggtacagatgttagctcagggccagtcttcctcaacaaaaagaggaggattggcagcagttagctcagggctaatcttcctcaaaataaataaataaattaattaaaaaaaaaaaacgattcaAATGGCTACTACACAGTATTTTCCaagaaaactgattttaaatTGATGCCACATCttatcatttttatcatcattgCCATTAATGTCATCATCTCTACACCTTCTTAAGTGGCAGTAAAGAACTCTGCTATGTAACCCAAGCAGAAATGATAACTTTGGCCTAAAAACTTACGTGTAATATTGCTCCAAGTACTGAGGTCTTTGATTGATAGAGGATGCTTTAGTAAAATTTGGAACTTTCTTTACattcaaattttactttgtgCAGTTTTTCTGtctataatacaaatattttctaggtGCCCTTCATCCTTCTCAAGTATTCAACCTTTGTATCGGCCCTACCAACAGCAAAGTCAAATTAGACATCTAGGTCGTCGATCCAAGCAAGCTAAAATGAAagttgaaaaaatgagaaaagcttCTAAGATGGCTAAAGAAAAAAGTGCTTCTACGGGGACTGTAAGTTAACTTGTACTGAATTCATCATTTTGGCCAATATTCAAACTGTAAGGAATTCTACTTCTGTAAGTGGAATTTTCCTAATCTACAATAGTTCAATCAAGGCTGAAACACCTTTGGTATATACATTGAATAGTATAAAACTACATTCCTTTTGgtaacacatatttaaaaaattcttaagcAATGTGAGTAGCTATTCTGATAAATACCAGCTGTTTTGGCTCCGCGTTAGCATGAATTGGCAAAAAACCCTGTTGTCTGTATGTTGACACTGTTGATTCAGCACATCTCTAATGGTGCTTTTCTCAAAATGGAAGTCATTtctttcccccccccccaaatattggcacctgagctaacaactgttgccaatcttttttttttctgctttttctccccaaatcccaccagtatatacttttatatgtttttagttgtgggtccttctagttgtttcaTGTAGGACACTGCtgcaacacggcctgatgagtggtgccatgtccgcgccctggatcccaaccggcgaaaccctgggctgccgaagtggagtgcatgaactcaaccactcggccacggggccggcccctggaagtCATTTCTATCTAAGCTTATTAAAAGCTGTATGCTGTGTAAAGTCTGCCTCAGTATACTCTTACATTGTAGGAATGTttacaatgaacatgtattactttgtaatttttaaaagatctgctATAAATTTTTTTGAGATGAAGCTAAGTATAAACAGTCAAATGTAAAAACATAAagtaataaaaagcaaatataa
This DNA window, taken from Equus przewalskii isolate Varuska chromosome X, EquPr2, whole genome shotgun sequence, encodes the following:
- the CXHXorf58 gene encoding uncharacterized protein CXorf58 homolog isoform X9, with protein sequence MNRSSKMSVTGVSKSGNPRSGKGRKVHMPNVIKTKTTQQIKKNISAQKIQRAWLSHMDKTIFQLLKHTICAAAVVDACKIMGKKKFYHQIMEDEHLFQKFKVTDEIDVVTLKDYMQYSSLLDETPASFGGRNNYWRRLNLKNIPKTMIIYDIVDYAESGIISNRLRKEMKHLLERPQTEEMRQHQLQIVSEIRCPSSFSSIQPLYRPYQQQSQIRHLGRRSKQAKMKVEKMRKASKMAKEKSASTGTVFSRTQQISGMFSFVLIQSEDIFLLTDSFQEVGIDDMLLHSGLLEEQFAAWTQKMGLSRHHPGSSVSYLTSLGLSFLICKMKIRRIPVLQGCSWSA
- the CXHXorf58 gene encoding uncharacterized protein CXorf58 homolog isoform X7, whose translation is MNRSSKMSVTGVSKSGNPRSGKGRKVHMPNVIKTKTTQQIKKNISAQKIQRAWLSHMDKTIFQLLKHTICAAEHFVSYEILKKVSPLEAELVKDPSMKCKVRFRFSGETFPPFIVFKIFLQTEGHGYKYFSGKNLLKPSSEAVVDACKIMGKKKFYHQIMEDEHLFQKFKVTDEIDVVTLKDYMQYSSLLDETPASFGGRNNYWRRLNLKNIPKTMIIYDIVDYAESGIISNRLRKEMKHLLERPQTEEMRQHQLQIVSEIRCPSSFSSIQPLYRPYQQQSQIRHLGRRSKQAKMKVEKMRKASKMAKEKSASTGTVFSRTQQISGMFSFVLIQSEDIFLLTGPQLLCRR
- the CXHXorf58 gene encoding uncharacterized protein CXorf58 homolog isoform X8 — encoded protein: MNRSSKMSVTGVSKSGNPRSGKGRKVHMPNVIKTKTTQQIKKNISAQKIQRAWLSHMDKTIFQLLKHTICAAEHFVSYEILKKVSPLEAELVKDPSMKCKVRFRFSGETFPPFIVFKIFLQTEGHGYKYFSGKNLLKPSSEAVVDACKIMGKKKFYHQIMEDEHLFQKFKVTDEIDVVTLKDYMQYSSLLDETPASFGGRNNYWRRLNLKNIPKTMIIYDIVDYAESGIISNRLRKEMKHLLERPQTEEMRQHQLQIVSEIRCPSSFSSIQPLYRPYQQQSQIRHLGRRSKQAKMKVEKMRKASKMAKEKSASTGTVFSRTQQISGMFSFVLIQSEDIFLLTGFVVV